GAGCGGGTAATCAATTAGACTGCAATGACGGAATCGAGCCGGAAAATCCTTTAAATTAATCGTTATGTGGTGTAGTATCTAACGAGTACTTTAAGTAAATAAAACGGAGTAAGCATGCTAAGCACGTTCGGCCTTTTAGGTCTCGGCCCGACAGAACTAATTGTCATTCTCGCCATCCTGTTGCTTCTTTTTGGTGGTAAAAAACTGCCCGAACTGTCCAGAAGCCTGGGTCAGTCGATGAAAGAAATGAGAAAAGGGATGTCGGAAGAAGACAAGGACGAAAAGTCCAACCAGTAGACGTTTTAAGCTAAAACAAAAACTTTAAAAAACAAAAATGCAGGAACAAACAGGTACACTAGTCGAACATTTAATTGAGTTGCGAAATCGGTTTTTTAAGGTCGGTTTGATTTTTATCGCGGCTGGTATCGGCGCTTATTTGATTAACGCTCAATTGACGACTTGGTTGATCAAACCACTAAATGACACCCTGGTTTATACTTCCCCAGCTGGCGGGCTGAATTTTACTCTTAGTCTGATTTTTCTAACCGCTTTTATTATCACCCTGCCGGTTTTACTCCGGCAAATCGTGT
Above is a window of Candidatus Saccharimonadales bacterium DNA encoding:
- the tatA gene encoding twin-arginine translocase TatA/TatE family subunit, with product MLSTFGLLGLGPTELIVILAILLLLFGGKKLPELSRSLGQSMKEMRKGMSEEDKDEKSNQ